A DNA window from Paenibacillus sp. HWE-109 contains the following coding sequences:
- a CDS encoding YHYH domain-containing protein: protein MKLKKIGLTLLSFMITLSVSQSVYAHSGRTDANGGHNCSAASKAKGLCTGYHYHNGGSSSGSSGGGSSSGGSTSNNKPAEPVETVPSGQVKVSKPTYSIYVNGTSVPNSSLKYPIISYKDITYFPMTYKFTQALALETVWDADVGFVIRKTANKAGKLELDSGSTSANLYASKPDFNIYVNDVWIDNNAEEYPLLVLNDVTYFPMTWHYAVDELGLTIKLENNAFYISK from the coding sequence ATGAAGCTCAAAAAAATTGGACTAACATTATTATCATTCATGATTACCTTATCTGTATCACAATCCGTTTATGCCCATTCAGGCAGAACAGATGCCAATGGAGGTCATAATTGTTCGGCAGCCTCTAAGGCTAAGGGCTTGTGTACGGGATATCATTATCACAACGGTGGATCTTCATCGGGCAGCAGCGGTGGCGGTTCTTCATCCGGGGGATCAACTTCAAATAATAAACCAGCAGAACCCGTCGAAACTGTCCCTAGCGGACAAGTCAAAGTTAGTAAGCCGACCTACAGTATCTATGTAAATGGGACTTCCGTTCCTAATTCATCCTTGAAATACCCTATCATTTCGTATAAGGATATTACTTATTTCCCTATGACTTATAAATTTACACAGGCGCTTGCTCTGGAAACAGTATGGGATGCGGACGTAGGATTTGTAATTCGTAAAACTGCAAACAAAGCTGGTAAGCTCGAATTAGACAGCGGCTCCACAAGCGCAAACTTGTATGCCAGCAAACCCGATTTCAATATCTATGTAAACGATGTCTGGATTGATAATAATGCCGAAGAGTACCCTTTATTGGTATTAAATGATGTTACTTATTTCCCAATGACCTGGCACTACGCCGTGGATGAATTAGGTTTGACCATTAAGCTTGAGAATAATGCTTTTTATATTTCAAAATAA
- a CDS encoding DUF4163 domain-containing protein: MFKKISFLTLLILFCFLQSSCSTRISSEKNSGNSANLPSETLNGTTKPINPEPQQESPMPKNEVPIILENSAGGVKQAYLEIKKESYIDTKANVEIKFPQITNIKDTSKQQVINSLIREEAMQLLKQYKNGEVELSSLNIDYSIKLNREKMISIQYTGIANFKNAAHPYNVFFVTNINVNKGTVIKLFDIIHVDKKFMEFFQTGTFQSVSPIYQEGYLEKYSITELLETFKNANFYFTDEALGISLGVPYAMGDHAEFEIKYKNIKSSMKSVNEIWNGISDSVSSGSSNDAKVPLVYTNKKLGFQISIWGSEKEWNEWWDHGGKDQPVPFKKLAVVNGNVLVKENPTEAIYQGDIDAQVDSKEYDKMLLDVRSIISTFKELK, encoded by the coding sequence ATGTTTAAAAAAATTAGTTTTCTTACGCTGTTAATATTATTTTGTTTCTTACAATCCTCTTGCAGTACAAGGATCAGTTCAGAAAAAAATAGTGGGAACAGTGCTAACCTTCCTTCAGAAACTCTGAACGGTACGACTAAACCCATAAATCCGGAACCTCAACAGGAGTCTCCAATGCCCAAAAATGAGGTGCCTATTATTCTGGAGAACTCAGCAGGAGGGGTCAAACAAGCATACTTAGAAATAAAGAAAGAAAGCTATATTGATACAAAAGCAAACGTTGAAATAAAATTCCCTCAAATTACAAATATAAAGGATACCAGTAAACAACAAGTAATTAACTCTTTAATAAGAGAAGAAGCGATGCAGCTTTTAAAGCAGTATAAAAATGGGGAAGTAGAGTTATCTTCATTAAATATTGATTATAGTATCAAACTAAATAGGGAAAAAATGATTAGCATTCAATATACGGGAATTGCCAATTTCAAAAATGCTGCTCATCCTTATAATGTGTTTTTTGTTACTAATATTAATGTCAATAAAGGGACTGTTATTAAGTTATTCGATATTATACATGTAGATAAAAAGTTTATGGAGTTTTTCCAAACAGGTACATTTCAATCGGTAAGTCCAATTTATCAAGAGGGATATTTGGAGAAATATTCGATAACTGAATTGCTGGAAACATTTAAAAATGCCAATTTTTATTTCACAGATGAGGCTTTAGGAATTAGCTTAGGTGTGCCATATGCAATGGGAGATCATGCCGAGTTCGAAATTAAATATAAGAATATCAAGAGCAGTATGAAGTCGGTAAATGAGATATGGAATGGAATTTCCGACTCTGTTTCATCAGGATCTTCGAATGATGCAAAAGTACCATTGGTCTATACAAATAAAAAATTAGGGTTTCAAATAAGTATCTGGGGTTCTGAAAAAGAGTGGAATGAATGGTGGGATCATGGAGGGAAAGATCAACCAGTTCCATTCAAAAAACTTGCAGTTGTTAATGGGAACGTTCTCGTTAAAGAGAACCCGACCGAAGCCATTTATCAGGGGGATATTGATGCTCAAGTGGACTCCAAAGAATACGATAAAATGTTGTTGGATGTTCGGAGCATTATAAGTACCTTTAAAGAACTGAAATAG
- a CDS encoding carboxymuconolactone decarboxylase family protein produces MEHKNSNSLYERSNLKRVPELQQIVPQGANSFFQFMGEAFAGNAISSRTKELIAVAITHVTGCPYCIDVHTGKFKKQEGSVEEIVEAILVAGAVNAETVLFHSVNAWNTMHDLVVNELYETTNADKLPLVKQTRPETFAAFDQFQSNAMKDGAIDAKTKQLIAVVVSHVNGCAYSIDSHTKKFKALGGTKEELMEGVLVGGVANAGYVLTHGINALNAYDYQPNAVAQN; encoded by the coding sequence ATGGAACATAAAAATTCCAATTCTTTGTATGAGCGCAGCAATTTGAAGAGAGTACCGGAACTGCAACAGATTGTACCACAAGGAGCTAACTCATTTTTCCAATTCATGGGGGAAGCCTTTGCGGGGAACGCAATCTCGTCCAGAACGAAGGAATTAATAGCCGTAGCCATTACACATGTCACAGGCTGTCCTTACTGCATCGACGTTCACACAGGGAAGTTCAAGAAACAAGAAGGTTCCGTGGAAGAGATCGTGGAAGCTATTCTGGTCGCAGGAGCAGTGAATGCTGAAACTGTCTTGTTTCATAGTGTGAATGCCTGGAATACGATGCATGACCTCGTAGTCAATGAGCTTTACGAAACGACGAATGCAGATAAACTGCCTCTTGTTAAACAAACGCGTCCAGAGACGTTCGCTGCCTTCGATCAATTCCAATCGAACGCGATGAAGGACGGTGCCATCGATGCCAAAACCAAGCAATTGATTGCCGTGGTTGTTTCTCACGTCAACGGATGCGCGTATAGTATCGACAGCCATACGAAGAAGTTCAAAGCATTGGGTGGAACTAAGGAGGAGCTTATGGAAGGGGTGCTCGTCGGCGGTGTAGCGAATGCTGGATACGTCCTGACGCATGGCATCAATGCCCTTAATGCTTACGATTATCAACCGAATGCTGTTGCCCAGAATTAA
- a CDS encoding aldo/keto reductase, whose amino-acid sequence MNYRTLGKTGLQISEIGYGAWGIGKTAWIGASDDESIEALNRSIELGLNFIDTALGYGNGHSEKLVGQVVRAHDKPIYVATKIPPINRQWPAGDGVPVAEAFTAEHVIASTEQSLRNLGLDTIDVQQFHVWSDEWVGQGDWLEGIRKLKEQGKIRHFGISINDHQPNNGIKLIESGLVDTVQVIYNIFEQSPEDQLLPACAAHNVGVIVRVSLDEGGLTGRITPDTTFSEGDFRNNYFQGDRKQQVYDRVQQIAADLDIAVEQMPEIALRYVLSHPAVSTVIPGMRSVRNVENNMRVGDGQGLTQEQLANLKPHRWIRNFYR is encoded by the coding sequence ATGAACTATAGAACTCTTGGGAAAACAGGGTTGCAGATATCGGAAATCGGGTACGGCGCATGGGGAATCGGCAAAACGGCATGGATAGGGGCATCTGATGACGAGTCGATCGAGGCGCTGAATCGTTCCATTGAGCTGGGGCTGAATTTTATTGATACTGCGTTGGGTTATGGAAATGGGCACAGTGAAAAACTTGTCGGGCAAGTGGTTAGGGCTCACGATAAGCCGATCTATGTTGCGACGAAGATCCCTCCCATCAACAGACAATGGCCAGCTGGGGACGGGGTGCCGGTGGCTGAGGCGTTCACGGCGGAACATGTCATTGCCAGTACAGAGCAAAGCCTGCGCAACTTGGGCTTGGATACGATCGATGTCCAGCAGTTTCATGTCTGGTCGGACGAGTGGGTGGGTCAAGGAGATTGGCTCGAAGGGATTCGCAAGCTCAAAGAGCAAGGGAAGATCCGCCACTTTGGCATATCGATTAACGATCATCAACCGAACAACGGCATTAAGCTGATTGAATCGGGGCTTGTGGATACGGTGCAGGTCATTTACAACATTTTCGAACAAAGTCCGGAAGATCAATTGCTCCCTGCCTGCGCGGCGCATAATGTTGGCGTTATTGTCCGAGTCTCGCTGGATGAAGGCGGCTTGACGGGCCGGATTACGCCTGACACGACATTCAGTGAAGGTGACTTCCGCAATAACTATTTCCAAGGCGACCGCAAGCAGCAGGTGTATGATCGCGTTCAGCAGATCGCTGCTGATCTGGATATCGCTGTTGAGCAAATGCCAGAAATCGCTCTGCGATATGTGCTTAGCCATCCGGCTGTTTCAACGGTCATTCCAGGTATGCGCTCCGTTCGGAATGTGGAGAACAATATGCGGGTTGGTGACGGACAAGGATTGACCCAGGAGCAGCTTGCGAATTTGAAGCCGCATCGCTGGATTCGGAATTTCTATAGATAA
- a CDS encoding YxcD family protein has product MRLTEQDIVNAVCLNMAERKGLKPTEVDVELMWDEDLGFSAEVFAGGRSQILTEGNLFEAIGQYLFNHHQMRVFRDQIQFILEEEIIAEIAV; this is encoded by the coding sequence ATGCGTTTAACGGAACAAGACATCGTGAATGCCGTCTGTTTGAATATGGCGGAACGCAAAGGGCTCAAGCCTACAGAGGTTGACGTAGAGCTGATGTGGGACGAGGATTTAGGCTTTTCCGCGGAAGTATTCGCGGGAGGCCGCTCCCAAATTCTGACGGAAGGCAATCTGTTTGAAGCCATTGGGCAATATTTGTTCAATCACCATCAGATGAGAGTTTTTCGGGATCAGATTCAATTTATTTTGGAAGAAGAGATTATTGCAGAGATAGCGGTATGA
- a CDS encoding TerD family protein has translation MRNTIYLRRNRKIMVHPGHNRLPLTYIATAMKNVEYLGFTFSKRLIDVLQTLSVDEFLDMYHPLVEDLKSLVGANAVFRPMYPNFPQQVMMASDAELYLQAIHHYLTLKLPEHAALERLPLLDQVDLTMIDLGSSEDFDQVIRNLIGANGSISEADKEDVEWVIATYEDLSTVLPDEIPLKENVGFVVAALLKYEKADIKLIGKYLKTATDILRLAAALSDGDVSLATNTQFRKFRRPERRLLLELLEACGNKVEDMLRYKNRWIRLGEILHPAEYKHKYEGCKEAFDILRNNKPYATFGGKVEHALRQMDAGLAADLLKNRAGEFARRLDHLLRISESALPMVAKFAAVAADVSTPVLLQVMAHFQHRNERQDLRTFFPKGNVGKAVAIQNTLPEIEAETCEAIVQICQSTLMKRFSELPSLGDVYVDERLRRYVMPFAQRSASKALRTLVRGSRLEMPEGDTIRFFLWWKEGTVNGKHTGRVDIDLSAVMYDEKWQYVEHISYTNLRSDQYKAAHSGDITSAPHGACEFIDMDIPSIVKYGGRYIVASLNSFTEQPYCELPECYAGWMMRKYPSSGEIFEPSTVLDRIDLAADTRIAIPVILDLVEREIIWCDLALKKHPYYCNNVEENQKGMVLMGKAMTTLKKPTLHDLFMLHAMARGQVVERAECAQTVFSVNEGITPFDISRIMAEFIA, from the coding sequence ATGAGAAATACCATTTATCTAAGAAGAAATAGGAAGATCATGGTGCATCCTGGTCATAACCGTCTTCCTCTGACATACATCGCAACAGCAATGAAAAATGTAGAGTACTTAGGATTTACCTTTTCGAAAAGGCTGATAGACGTTCTTCAAACGTTGTCGGTTGATGAGTTTCTAGACATGTATCATCCATTGGTGGAGGATTTGAAGTCGCTCGTAGGGGCGAATGCCGTGTTCCGGCCTATGTATCCCAATTTTCCGCAACAAGTGATGATGGCAAGTGATGCAGAGCTTTATTTGCAAGCGATCCATCATTATTTAACGCTGAAATTGCCCGAGCATGCTGCGCTGGAGAGACTGCCCTTATTGGATCAGGTTGATTTGACCATGATTGATTTAGGGAGTTCGGAAGATTTTGATCAGGTTATTCGGAATCTGATTGGAGCGAACGGTTCGATATCCGAGGCGGATAAGGAAGATGTGGAGTGGGTTATTGCCACTTATGAGGATTTGAGTACGGTGCTGCCGGACGAGATCCCTTTAAAAGAAAATGTGGGATTCGTCGTAGCCGCGCTTCTTAAATATGAGAAGGCCGACATTAAGCTCATCGGAAAATACCTGAAAACGGCAACGGATATCCTGCGATTAGCCGCTGCATTGTCGGATGGGGACGTAAGCCTTGCAACGAATACGCAGTTCCGGAAGTTCAGACGCCCAGAGAGGCGCTTGCTTTTGGAGTTGTTAGAGGCATGCGGGAACAAGGTTGAGGATATGCTGCGCTACAAAAATCGCTGGATCCGTCTCGGAGAAATCCTGCATCCTGCTGAATACAAGCATAAGTATGAGGGCTGTAAGGAAGCTTTCGACATCCTGCGCAATAATAAGCCCTATGCAACGTTTGGCGGCAAAGTTGAGCATGCGCTCCGCCAGATGGATGCAGGTTTGGCAGCCGATCTATTGAAGAATCGCGCTGGCGAGTTCGCCAGACGACTGGATCATTTGCTTAGGATCAGCGAGTCTGCCCTCCCAATGGTGGCAAAGTTCGCTGCAGTTGCCGCGGATGTGTCAACGCCGGTGCTGCTGCAAGTGATGGCTCATTTTCAGCATCGGAATGAAAGGCAGGATCTGCGGACATTTTTCCCAAAAGGAAATGTAGGTAAAGCCGTAGCGATCCAGAACACGCTGCCCGAGATTGAAGCCGAAACGTGTGAGGCGATTGTGCAAATATGTCAAAGCACGTTAATGAAGCGGTTCTCCGAGCTTCCCTCACTTGGAGACGTTTATGTGGATGAGAGGTTGAGGCGGTATGTGATGCCGTTTGCTCAAAGGTCGGCGAGTAAGGCACTGCGTACCCTCGTTCGCGGCAGTCGGCTGGAGATGCCGGAAGGGGACACGATCCGCTTTTTCTTATGGTGGAAGGAAGGGACTGTTAACGGCAAGCATACAGGAAGAGTGGATATTGACCTCTCGGCTGTGATGTATGATGAGAAATGGCAGTATGTGGAGCATATCTCCTACACGAATCTGCGCTCCGATCAATATAAGGCTGCTCACAGCGGGGATATTACTTCAGCTCCTCATGGCGCTTGTGAGTTCATCGATATGGATATTCCTTCTATTGTGAAATATGGTGGACGCTACATTGTCGCATCGCTGAACTCGTTCACGGAACAGCCTTACTGTGAGCTGCCGGAGTGTTACGCGGGTTGGATGATGAGGAAGTATCCGAGTTCGGGGGAGATTTTTGAACCTTCGACGGTGCTGGATCGCATCGATCTAGCCGCAGATACGAGGATTGCGATACCAGTTATTCTGGATTTGGTGGAGCGGGAGATCATTTGGTGCGACTTGGCCCTGAAGAAGCATCCTTACTACTGCAACAATGTCGAGGAGAATCAAAAAGGGATGGTCCTGATGGGGAAGGCCATGACTACTTTGAAGAAGCCTACCTTGCATGATTTATTCATGCTGCATGCTATGGCTAGGGGGCAAGTCGTGGAGCGCGCCGAGTGTGCGCAGACGGTGTTTTCTGTGAATGAAGGGATTACACCTTTTGATATTAGCCGGATTATGGCGGAGTTTATTGCTTGA